In Colletotrichum destructivum chromosome 1, complete sequence, the sequence ttcttccaccaccaccaagccTCACAATGCATCTTTGTTTAACGTTATTGGCGTATCTGGCCACGATGCATGCCACTGCTGCGGCATTTCCAGCTCGATGCAAGTCTACAACCCAATTTGGGAAGGCGATATACACAATCACAAACGACAATGCCAacgctgttgttgctgtaCCTATTTCACGTACTGGAATGCTATCCAAGGGAACTTCGATAATGACCGGTGGCATGGGTTCGAACTTCATCGACGGCATCACCAATAAGCCAGCGGCACCGGATGCTTTGGCCTCCCAGTCGGCCCTGACTGTTGCAGGCAACGTAAGAACCCAATGTCGAGCCGCCCCGCGTGAAGAATTTGCCAACTAACCATATCTCTTCAGCACTTATTCGCCGTTAACGCCGGGTCtaacaccatcaccatgtTTGAAATCGATCAATCCAATCCTACCAAACTGACTATGGTTGGTCAGCCTATTGCAGTTCCTGGTCAATTCCCCAATACAGTCGCCGCCTCGCAAAAGAACGGACTCGTATGCGTAGGATCCTCCGGTGCCGTTTCAGGCATCTCTTGTGCCAAATTCTCTGCCAATGGCGTCGCTGCCATGGACACGCTTCGTTCAATTGAGTTGAACCAGACCACTCCACCAGCTGGGCCAACCAACACCATATCCCATGCGTTTTTCTCCAATGACGAAAAGACTCTGTTCGTAACGGTCAAAGGGGacccggagaagaagaaaaccgGATTCCTTGCCGCTTACCAGGTTGAATCCGGCAGTGGTTGTTCACTCGTCAGTGAGCAAGGCATGCGATCATCACCAAACGGCACTGCCGTACTCTTCGGCTCGTCCACCATACCCAACACCACCGATCTATTCACCACGGATGCGTCATTCGGTGCCGCTGTACTATCAGTTGACGCACGCACAAACGCGGCCACTGTCAAGGGGATGGCGGCTGTTGACGGCCAGAAAGCAACTTGCTGGGTTGCAGTTTCCCCAGCAACTAACACCGCTTTTGTCACTGATGTAGGGACAAACAGATTGGTGGAGATGTCGGTGACTGATGCAAGTATTAAGAGTGTTATAGATCTCGGCGCGAACAATGACCCGGGCCTCACTGATCTAAAAGCTGCGGGGAAGTTTATATATGCGCTCAGCCCTGGAAACGGCACAACTCAGCCGGCAATAACAGTGGTTAATGCGGTTAGCA encodes:
- a CDS encoding Putative WD40/YVTN repeat-like-containing domain superfamily, producing MHLCLTLLAYLATMHATAAAFPARCKSTTQFGKAIYTITNDNANAVVAVPISRTGMLSKGTSIMTGGMGSNFIDGITNKPAAPDALASQSALTVAGNHLFAVNAGSNTITMFEIDQSNPTKLTMVGQPIAVPGQFPNTVAASQKNGLVCVGSSGAVSGISCAKFSANGVAAMDTLRSIELNQTTPPAGPTNTISHAFFSNDEKTLFVTVKGDPEKKKTGFLAAYQVESGSGCSLVSEQGMRSSPNGTAVLFGSSTIPNTTDLFTTDASFGAAVLSVDARTNAATVKGMAAVDGQKATCWVAVSPATNTAFVTDVGTNRLVEMSVTDASIKSVIDLGANNDPGLTDLKAAGKFIYALSPGNGTTQPAITVVNAVSKKQVQHFPLEQLGVGKNAQGMALLV